Proteins from a single region of Halostella litorea:
- a CDS encoding universal stress protein, with translation MPDNVLVALDGSPLAERALMYALETFPNATITTIYVINPIDSVIDVEAGGLPVAEDWYDTAQERATAIHTTATDLAADHDIVLDTVTEVGKPAREILDYAADNGIDQIVMGSHGRSGLDRTFLGSVAETVTRRAQIPVTIIG, from the coding sequence ATGCCTGACAACGTTCTCGTCGCCTTGGACGGCTCCCCGCTTGCCGAGCGTGCACTCATGTACGCACTCGAGACCTTTCCGAACGCCACGATTACCACCATTTACGTCATCAACCCGATCGATTCGGTAATCGATGTAGAGGCCGGTGGCTTGCCAGTCGCAGAGGACTGGTACGATACCGCCCAAGAGCGGGCGACCGCGATTCACACGACTGCGACGGATCTCGCGGCGGACCACGATATTGTGCTCGATACTGTCACTGAAGTCGGGAAACCAGCGCGTGAGATTCTCGACTACGCTGCCGACAACGGCATCGACCAGATCGTTATGGGGAGCCACGGTCGGTCAGGCCTAGACCGGACGTTCCTCGGAAGTGTTGCCGAGACAGTCACTCGCCGAGCACAGATCCCGGTAACCATCATTGGATGA
- a CDS encoding heavy metal translocating P-type ATPase: MAVTESPSLSTCTIHIERRGGRGDAGARALERHLRRLSGVHDVDVSFRTGDARITYDGGVISEETIRDAVRDRHVSIQDESETATDDVSTRSELRQEVVFVGLTLLGMAVGLVTGWLEGPPLLVWAGYGVAYVFGGWYGLKGAVETLRHRAVDIDLLMIVAALGALSIGAPFEGAMLLFLFSLSNTLQHYAIGRSRRAIKSLVEMRPDEAQVLRDGEEVTVPIDEVAVGDVFVVRPGDRIPLDGVVASGEGTVDQASLTGESVPVPKEPGDEVFGGTINESGSLEIEVTRQAHESAISRLIHMVERAQSEKAPTQRLIDRLEQPYVLGVFGLTIAAIAIPLALGSEFTSTFYRAMTLMVAASPCAVIISTPAAVLSAIASGGRQGVLFKGGEHVEAAANIDAVAFDKTGTLTRGETQLTDVFVRDGLANESLTADELLSLVASVQARSEHHLARATVSEAEARALDVPDARRFQSAAGKGVRADVDDGTIHIGNRSYVETVLEDAAIEGLEPGLDRLRTLEAEGKTSVLVVREHAGNATVLGWLAFTDTVRPGAAEMIDELRSLGVEHIVMLTGDNERVAQQIADEVGIDEVQAELLPEEKVATIEDLVERYENVAMVGDGVNDAPALATATLGIAMGGAGTDVALETADVVLMGDDIGKIPYVLGLGRRTRRTLTVNLAIAFGAIAVMVGTILLRGIPLPLAVVGHEGSTVLVSLNGLRLLGFRE, from the coding sequence GTGGCTGTTACTGAATCTCCATCTCTCTCGACGTGTACGATCCATATTGAACGACGAGGTGGTCGTGGCGACGCGGGAGCACGGGCACTTGAACGACATCTCAGGCGTCTCTCCGGCGTCCACGATGTTGACGTCTCGTTTCGAACAGGGGACGCCCGGATCACCTACGACGGGGGCGTCATCTCAGAAGAAACGATTCGAGACGCTGTCCGCGACCGCCACGTGTCGATTCAGGACGAATCTGAGACAGCAACGGATGACGTAAGTACCCGCTCGGAACTCAGGCAGGAGGTCGTGTTCGTCGGCTTGACCCTCCTCGGGATGGCCGTCGGCTTGGTGACGGGGTGGCTCGAAGGACCACCGCTTCTCGTGTGGGCAGGGTACGGCGTCGCATACGTCTTCGGTGGCTGGTACGGACTCAAAGGCGCGGTCGAGACGCTCCGCCACCGTGCGGTCGACATCGACCTGTTGATGATCGTCGCTGCCCTCGGTGCTCTCTCGATTGGCGCCCCGTTCGAGGGCGCGATGCTCCTCTTCCTGTTTTCGCTCTCGAATACGCTCCAGCACTACGCGATCGGCCGCTCACGCCGAGCGATCAAATCCCTCGTCGAGATGCGACCGGACGAAGCGCAGGTGCTACGCGACGGGGAGGAGGTCACCGTCCCAATCGACGAGGTCGCCGTGGGTGACGTGTTCGTCGTCCGTCCCGGCGACAGGATTCCGCTCGACGGCGTCGTCGCATCTGGTGAGGGAACGGTCGATCAGGCGTCGCTCACTGGCGAATCAGTGCCCGTGCCGAAAGAGCCCGGCGACGAAGTTTTCGGCGGGACAATCAACGAGAGTGGCAGCCTGGAGATTGAGGTCACACGGCAGGCTCACGAGTCGGCGATCAGCCGGCTCATCCACATGGTCGAGCGTGCTCAGAGCGAGAAGGCGCCGACACAGCGGCTCATCGACCGCCTTGAGCAGCCGTACGTCCTCGGTGTGTTCGGGCTCACAATTGCGGCGATCGCGATCCCGCTCGCGCTCGGAAGCGAGTTCACTAGCACGTTCTACCGCGCGATGACCCTGATGGTCGCCGCCTCGCCGTGTGCGGTCATCATTTCCACGCCGGCGGCGGTGCTGTCGGCGATCGCCTCCGGTGGGAGGCAGGGCGTTCTGTTCAAGGGTGGCGAACACGTTGAGGCGGCGGCGAACATCGACGCGGTCGCGTTCGACAAGACGGGCACACTCACGCGGGGCGAGACACAGCTGACGGACGTGTTCGTCCGGGACGGCCTCGCGAACGAGTCGCTGACTGCCGACGAGCTGCTCTCGCTCGTAGCCTCCGTCCAGGCCCGCTCGGAGCATCACTTGGCTCGTGCGACCGTCTCGGAAGCCGAAGCCCGCGCCCTCGACGTCCCCGACGCGCGACGGTTTCAGTCGGCGGCCGGGAAAGGCGTGCGCGCCGACGTCGACGACGGAACCATCCACATCGGGAATCGGAGTTACGTCGAGACGGTTCTCGAAGACGCTGCGATCGAGGGACTCGAACCCGGTCTCGACAGGCTTCGGACCCTGGAGGCGGAGGGGAAGACCAGCGTCCTCGTCGTCCGCGAGCACGCCGGCAACGCCACGGTACTGGGATGGCTTGCGTTCACCGACACGGTCCGGCCGGGGGCTGCAGAGATGATCGATGAGCTCCGGTCGCTCGGCGTGGAGCACATCGTCATGCTGACCGGCGACAACGAACGCGTCGCCCAGCAGATCGCCGACGAAGTCGGTATCGACGAGGTACAGGCGGAACTGCTGCCGGAAGAGAAGGTGGCAACTATCGAAGACCTGGTTGAGCGATACGAGAACGTCGCGATGGTGGGTGACGGCGTGAACGACGCACCGGCACTGGCGACGGCGACGCTCGGGATCGCGATGGGTGGCGCCGGGACCGACGTTGCCCTCGAAACGGCTGACGTCGTCTTGATGGGCGACGACATCGGGAAGATCCCCTACGTGCTCGGACTCGGTCGCAGGACGCGCCGGACGTTGACGGTCAATCTCGCAATCGCCTTCGGTGCGATCGCCGTGATGGTTGGGACGATTCTGTTGCGAGGCATCCCCCTGCCGCTGGCCGTGGTCGGCCACGAGGGGTCCACCGTCCTCGTTTCACTGAACGGGCTTCGGTTACTCGGATTCCGTGAATAA